In Helianthus annuus cultivar XRQ/B chromosome 9, HanXRQr2.0-SUNRISE, whole genome shotgun sequence, the following are encoded in one genomic region:
- the LOC110879458 gene encoding chalcone synthase isoform X1: protein MFSRITINHYLQQLPVTSYFSKARCFYRSFCSLLSSSHKITIITFLSIHMNSKSMTLFQKLVDVETIRETQRAQGPATILAIGTATPFNCVNQADYADYYFRVTNSEHMINLKEKFKRICDKTMIKKRFMILSEEFLKENPNMCEYMSPSLNTRQDLLITAVPKLGEEAAIKAIKEWGVSKSKITHLIFCTTSGIDMPGADLQLTKLLGLSPLVNRLMIYQQGCSAGGTALRLAKDIAENNKGSRVLVVCSDSMASIFCGPNENHIDSLVGQALFGDGAAAIIVGSDLDLSTEHPLFEIVAANQTIIPDTEMAMNLHLREEGLTFHLHKDVPKMISENIESVLKRAVSPLGLSDWNSLFWIVHPGGRAILDNVELKLKLDKEKLRASRHVLSEYGNLTSACVLFIINEMRNKSVKDGKCTTGEGLDWGVLFGFGPGLTIETVVLRSQQVTIPVATITNGAK, encoded by the exons ATGTTCTCAAGAATCACCATAAACCACTACCTTCAACAACTACCAGTAACCTCTTATTTTTCAAAAGCTAGATGCTTTTATAGATCTTTTTGTAGTCTCCTATCCTCATCACACAAAATAACAATTATAACATTTCTTTCAATACATATGAATTCGAAAAGTATGACATTGTTTCAAAAGCTCGTGGATGTTGAAACAATCCGAGAGACCCAACGAGCACAAGGTCCTGCCACCATTCTTGCCATTGGCACTGCAACTCCTTTCAATTGTGTTAATCAAGCTGATTATGCCGACTATTATTTCCGCGTTACAAATAGTGAGCATATGATTAATCTTAAGGAGAAGTTTAAACGCATAT GTGACAAGACAATGATCAAGAAGCGATTCATGATTCTCTCGGAAGAGTTTCTAAAGGAAAATCCCAACATGTGCGAGTACATGAGTCCGTCTTTGAATACTCGTCAAGACTTGTTGATCACTGCCGTCCCAAAGCTCGGCGAGGAAGCTGCTATCAAAGCCATCAAGGAATGGGGAGTCTCAAAATCTAAGATCACTCATCTCATCTTTTGCACCACCTCAGGAATCGACATGCCTGGTGCTGACTTGCAACTTACCAAGCTACTTGGTCTTTCCCCTTTGGTTAATCGACTCATGATATACCAACAG GGTTGTTCGGCAGGGGGCACGGCCCTTCGTCTAGCCAAGGACATTGCCGAAAACAATAAGGGTTCACGTGTCCTTGTAGTCTGCTCAGATAGCATGGCTTCAATTTTCTGTGGACCGAATGAGAACCACATTGATTCTTTGGTCGGTCAAGCTCTTTTTGGAGATGGAGCGGCTGCAATCATCGTGGGTTCAGACCTGGATTTATCTACTGAACATCCATTGTTTGAGATTGTGGCTGCAAATCAAACAATCATACCGGACACTGAGATGGCTATGAACTTACACTTGAGGGAAGAAGGGCTCACTTTTCACTTGCACAAGGATGTACCCAAGATGATCTCCGAGAATATAGAGAGCGTGTTAAAGCGTGCGGTTTCTCCACTTGGTTTAAGTGACTGGAACTCATTGTTTTGGATAGTTCATCCTGGTGGTAGAGCCATACTCGACAACGTGGAGCTAAAGCTTAAACTCGATAAGGAGAAGTTGAGGGCTAGTAGGCATGTGCTAAGTGAATATGGAAACTTGACTAGTGCATGTGTGTTGTTCATCATCAATGAGATGAGAAACAAATCTGTAAAGGATGGAAAATGTACGACTGGTGAAGGTTTAGATTGGGGTGTTTTGTTTGGATTTGGCCCGGGTTTGACAATCGAAACAGTTGTTCTCCGTAGCCAACAGGTTACTATTCCTGTTGCCACCATAACGAATGGTGCAAAATAA
- the LOC110879458 gene encoding chalcone synthase 3 isoform X2 produces MNSKSMTLFQKLVDVETIRETQRAQGPATILAIGTATPFNCVNQADYADYYFRVTNSDKTMIKKRFMILSEEFLKENPNMCEYMSPSLNTRQDLLITAVPKLGEEAAIKAIKEWGVSKSKITHLIFCTTSGIDMPGADLQLTKLLGLSPLVNRLMIYQQGCSAGGTALRLAKDIAENNKGSRVLVVCSDSMASIFCGPNENHIDSLVGQALFGDGAAAIIVGSDLDLSTEHPLFEIVAANQTIIPDTEMAMNLHLREEGLTFHLHKDVPKMISENIESVLKRAVSPLGLSDWNSLFWIVHPGGRAILDNVELKLKLDKEKLRASRHVLSEYGNLTSACVLFIINEMRNKSVKDGKCTTGEGLDWGVLFGFGPGLTIETVVLRSQQVTIPVATITNGAK; encoded by the exons ATGAATTCGAAAAGTATGACATTGTTTCAAAAGCTCGTGGATGTTGAAACAATCCGAGAGACCCAACGAGCACAAGGTCCTGCCACCATTCTTGCCATTGGCACTGCAACTCCTTTCAATTGTGTTAATCAAGCTGATTATGCCGACTATTATTTCCGCGTTACAAATA GTGACAAGACAATGATCAAGAAGCGATTCATGATTCTCTCGGAAGAGTTTCTAAAGGAAAATCCCAACATGTGCGAGTACATGAGTCCGTCTTTGAATACTCGTCAAGACTTGTTGATCACTGCCGTCCCAAAGCTCGGCGAGGAAGCTGCTATCAAAGCCATCAAGGAATGGGGAGTCTCAAAATCTAAGATCACTCATCTCATCTTTTGCACCACCTCAGGAATCGACATGCCTGGTGCTGACTTGCAACTTACCAAGCTACTTGGTCTTTCCCCTTTGGTTAATCGACTCATGATATACCAACAG GGTTGTTCGGCAGGGGGCACGGCCCTTCGTCTAGCCAAGGACATTGCCGAAAACAATAAGGGTTCACGTGTCCTTGTAGTCTGCTCAGATAGCATGGCTTCAATTTTCTGTGGACCGAATGAGAACCACATTGATTCTTTGGTCGGTCAAGCTCTTTTTGGAGATGGAGCGGCTGCAATCATCGTGGGTTCAGACCTGGATTTATCTACTGAACATCCATTGTTTGAGATTGTGGCTGCAAATCAAACAATCATACCGGACACTGAGATGGCTATGAACTTACACTTGAGGGAAGAAGGGCTCACTTTTCACTTGCACAAGGATGTACCCAAGATGATCTCCGAGAATATAGAGAGCGTGTTAAAGCGTGCGGTTTCTCCACTTGGTTTAAGTGACTGGAACTCATTGTTTTGGATAGTTCATCCTGGTGGTAGAGCCATACTCGACAACGTGGAGCTAAAGCTTAAACTCGATAAGGAGAAGTTGAGGGCTAGTAGGCATGTGCTAAGTGAATATGGAAACTTGACTAGTGCATGTGTGTTGTTCATCATCAATGAGATGAGAAACAAATCTGTAAAGGATGGAAAATGTACGACTGGTGAAGGTTTAGATTGGGGTGTTTTGTTTGGATTTGGCCCGGGTTTGACAATCGAAACAGTTGTTCTCCGTAGCCAACAGGTTACTATTCCTGTTGCCACCATAACGAATGGTGCAAAATAA
- the LOC110879458 gene encoding chalcone synthase 3 isoform X3, with the protein MNSKSMTLFQKLVDVETIRETQRAQGDKTMIKKRFMILSEEFLKENPNMCEYMSPSLNTRQDLLITAVPKLGEEAAIKAIKEWGVSKSKITHLIFCTTSGIDMPGADLQLTKLLGLSPLVNRLMIYQQGCSAGGTALRLAKDIAENNKGSRVLVVCSDSMASIFCGPNENHIDSLVGQALFGDGAAAIIVGSDLDLSTEHPLFEIVAANQTIIPDTEMAMNLHLREEGLTFHLHKDVPKMISENIESVLKRAVSPLGLSDWNSLFWIVHPGGRAILDNVELKLKLDKEKLRASRHVLSEYGNLTSACVLFIINEMRNKSVKDGKCTTGEGLDWGVLFGFGPGLTIETVVLRSQQVTIPVATITNGAK; encoded by the exons ATGAATTCGAAAAGTATGACATTGTTTCAAAAGCTCGTGGATGTTGAAACAATCCGAGAGACCCAACGAGCACAAG GTGACAAGACAATGATCAAGAAGCGATTCATGATTCTCTCGGAAGAGTTTCTAAAGGAAAATCCCAACATGTGCGAGTACATGAGTCCGTCTTTGAATACTCGTCAAGACTTGTTGATCACTGCCGTCCCAAAGCTCGGCGAGGAAGCTGCTATCAAAGCCATCAAGGAATGGGGAGTCTCAAAATCTAAGATCACTCATCTCATCTTTTGCACCACCTCAGGAATCGACATGCCTGGTGCTGACTTGCAACTTACCAAGCTACTTGGTCTTTCCCCTTTGGTTAATCGACTCATGATATACCAACAG GGTTGTTCGGCAGGGGGCACGGCCCTTCGTCTAGCCAAGGACATTGCCGAAAACAATAAGGGTTCACGTGTCCTTGTAGTCTGCTCAGATAGCATGGCTTCAATTTTCTGTGGACCGAATGAGAACCACATTGATTCTTTGGTCGGTCAAGCTCTTTTTGGAGATGGAGCGGCTGCAATCATCGTGGGTTCAGACCTGGATTTATCTACTGAACATCCATTGTTTGAGATTGTGGCTGCAAATCAAACAATCATACCGGACACTGAGATGGCTATGAACTTACACTTGAGGGAAGAAGGGCTCACTTTTCACTTGCACAAGGATGTACCCAAGATGATCTCCGAGAATATAGAGAGCGTGTTAAAGCGTGCGGTTTCTCCACTTGGTTTAAGTGACTGGAACTCATTGTTTTGGATAGTTCATCCTGGTGGTAGAGCCATACTCGACAACGTGGAGCTAAAGCTTAAACTCGATAAGGAGAAGTTGAGGGCTAGTAGGCATGTGCTAAGTGAATATGGAAACTTGACTAGTGCATGTGTGTTGTTCATCATCAATGAGATGAGAAACAAATCTGTAAAGGATGGAAAATGTACGACTGGTGAAGGTTTAGATTGGGGTGTTTTGTTTGGATTTGGCCCGGGTTTGACAATCGAAACAGTTGTTCTCCGTAGCCAACAGGTTACTATTCCTGTTGCCACCATAACGAATGGTGCAAAATAA
- the LOC118482220 gene encoding uncharacterized protein LOC118482220 has protein sequence MYKTNEGWSCGSHENLPEPRFMYCASTTIADHTDSTTATLFDEALTSIIGQPCRDIVIQEGYTDRYQVPKPLLEAAGRLISMQVRYIKSPIPGSSILAVNRASIAQPLVDTHGTPPSPTQTTPIGQKEQRPNQSTTSTTKRQLSFTEPGPDISDTKRIRYPDA, from the exons ATGTACAAAACCAATGAAGGCTGGTCGTGCGGATCACATGAAAATCTGCCAGAACCTAGGTTTAT GTACTGTGCATCTACAACAATTGCCGATCACACAGACTCAACAACAGCAACACTTTTCGACGAAGCACTGACAAGCATTATAGGACAACCATGTAGAGACATCGTCATACAAGAAGGTTACACAGATCGCTACCAAGTACCAAAGCCCCTATTAGAGGCCGCTGGCAGACTAATTTCCATGCAGGTACGGTACATCAAGTCCCCAATACCGGGATCAAGCATTCTAGCAGTTAACAGGGCATCCATTGCACAACCACTGGTAGACACACATGGTACCCCACCATCACCAACACAGACAACACCTATTGGGCAAAAGGAGCAACGACCGAATCAATCAACAACCTCCACAACCAAACGACAACTATCCTTCACAGAACCAG GTCCCGATATCAGCGACACCAAAAGAATCCGCTACCCAGATGCTTAG
- the LOC110876704 gene encoding uncharacterized protein LOC110876704: MPLQYPLLFPFAEQGWSPDLRLSGRALSENQNLTMNMFYAYQIHDRIGVYTLLLKAGRLLQQYLVDAYVCIEQCRLDYYRANQNRFRSEFLRGIHDAFSKGETEGRDVGKRTILPSSFTGGPRYMYKHYQDALAICRVHGNPQYFITFTCNVKWPEIRRYLNHADCTGAQERPDIIARIFQLKVESLLKFLKTQKTFGSVAADLYTIEFQKRGLPHCHMLLWVVPECRIKDAQHVDNFISAEIPDPGADPTLYRIVTDSMMHGPCGLPKMNAPCMVNKKCSKSFPKAYEQVTRFDKEGYIHYKRRPNGPQLEKNGVPLDNGYVVPYNRTLCLHFEAHINVEYCGWSMLIKYLFKYISKGVDRICYAVTRTPDCTTQSTSNSHEGVDEISKFVDGRFVCPHEAAWRILNFPIHHRNPAVQLLAVHLEHMQNIIFKDNQQLHDILGNPATQKTTLTEWLRSNEQQPNDRDLCYVDYLSRYRWDPSKKAWLKRLSTRTPPIGRLAYIHPACGESFYLRMLLNHQKGCCSFEDIRTVSNIVYPTYRAACEKLGLIGDDREWVAAFVEASSWATAAELRALFAHMLLFCDLSNPLSFWQKYWPRMSDDIIRNLNDVTGTSNTHISGLNLQQHVLFELELLLNSNEGSHSLAKFGLPMPPDSMVSALRNRLLLEEKCYDTDALVTKSRTMEEALNSVQLAVYNMVVNSVMQNTQILLFIYDHGGTGKTFLWTAIIDKLRSVGKVVLAVAASGIAALLLPSGRTAHSRFKIPLELTNDSLCYIKKNTQLSQLLMETSLIVWDEAPMSDRRCFESLDKSLKDIVGNKDKPFGGKSVLLGGDFRQTLPVKPKASKNEIIASTLPRSHLWNDFKIVKLYENMRVTRSTTSPADKEAALAFSKWLLDIRDGLTGVPYKQSPDTKIIDIPTQFLIQPGENGLHQLIKFIYDDDILHNPTASNLSERAIVCPKNETADEINELVLASSPGECSTYLSVDSITPHSHSQGDTDLMQDNMQEGRISSIVPAGPAIPIKIRVIRKWQPRLRNSDMYYFFIDKHGDGIQASVHWLDKELFERKITLFSCYLLEKYICDDQPTPPRVNSHIASIRMGTKASLTLIPTPDAFPMYYFNFCPYSELSLRTGDDQELLTDYLAKLEYTTPGTTKKGREYLRLRLTDISGEHINATLWEEVLPKFDKQAMLAAEQPIIVALTSVCVSTFNDRVQLASTIPTHIYFNPDIEAATTIRNRFYNFYYRNENTVDIFVV; this comes from the exons ATGCCACTTCAGTACCCGTTGCTCTTCCCCTTTGCAGAGCAAGGTTGGTCCCCTGATTTACGTTTATCTGGTCGCGCACTATCAGAGAATCAAAATTTGACGATGAACATGTTCTACGCTTATCAGATACATGATCGCATAGGTGTATACACTTTGTTGTTGAAAGCTGGTCGTCTTTTGCAACAATATTTAGTTGACGCATATGTGTGCATAGAGCAATGTAGGCTTGACTACTATCGTGCTAACCAAAATCGTTTTCGTTCTGAGTTTCTTCGCGGTATCCATGATGCTTTCTCCAAGGGTGAGACTGAGGGTCGTGATGTTGGTAAAAGAACCATTCTACCATCCTCATTCACAGGTGGGCCAAGGTATATGTACAAGCATTATCAGGATGCGCTCGCTATTTGTAGAGTCCACGGTAATCCACAATACTTCATAACATTTACCTGCAACGTTAAGTGGCCAGAAATCAGACGCTACTTGAATCACGCTGATTGCACAGGCGCCCAAGAAAGACCTGACATTATTGCAAGAATTTTCCAACTGAAGGTTGAATCACTACTAAAGTtcttaaaaacacaaaagactttTGGTAGTGTTGCAGCAG ATCTTTATACAATTGAATTTCAGAAAAGAGGCCTTCCACATTGTCATATGTTGCTCTGGGTTGTACCAGAATGCAGAATAAAAGATGCGCAACATGTGGATAATTTCATTTCTGCTGAAATTCCAGATCCAGGGGCAGATCCGACTTTATATCGAATAGTGACTGATTCTATGATGCATGGTCCCTGTGGCTTACCAAAAATGAACGCACCATGCATGGTTAATAAGAAATGTTCAAAATCCTTTCCAAAGGCCTATGAACAAGTCACTCGATTTGACAAAGAAGGGTATATTCACTATAAAAGACGACCAAATGGTCCTCAATTGGAAAAAAATGGTGTGCCACTTGACAACGGTTACGTGGTCCCATATAATCGGACTCTTTGTTTGCATTTCGAGGCACATATAAATGTCGAATATTGCGGTTGGAGTATGCTCATTAAGTATTTGTTCAAGTACATATCCAAAGGTGTAGATCGCATTTGTTACGCTGTCACAAGAACCCCTGACTGTACAACACAATCAACATCAAATTCTCACGAAGGTGTAGACGAAATCTCAAAGTTTGTAGATGGTAGATTCGTTTGTCCACATGAAGCAGCTTGGAGGATCCTCAATTTTCCAATTCACCATAGAAACCCAGCTGTTCAGCTATTAGCCGTTCACTTAGAGCACATGCAGAATATCATCTTTAAAGATAACCAACAGCTACACGACATTCTTGGTAACCCAGCAACTCAGAAAACAACATTAACAGAATGGTTAAGAAGCAATGAACAACAACCGAATGACAGGGATTTATGTTACGTGGACTATCTGTCTAGGTACCGATGGGATCCCTCCAAGAAAGCATGGCTTAAAAGATTATCTACCAGAACTCCACCAATTGGAAGGTTGGCATACATACATCCAGCATGTGGTGAGTCATTCTACCTAAGAATGCTACTTAACCACCAAAAAGGTTGTTGTTCTTTCGAGGACATCAGAACAGTTTCTAACATTGTATACCCTACCTACCGAGCTGCATGCGAGAAACTTGGTTTGATAGGCGATGATAGAGAATGGGTTGCAGCTTTCGTAGAGGCATCGTCTTGGGCCACAGCTGCAGAATTAAGGGCTTTGTTTGCCCATATGCTTTTATTCTGTGACCTATCTAATCCATTAAGTTTTTGGCAGAAATACTGGCCACGAATGAGTGATGATATTATTAGGAATTTGAATGATGTTACTGGTACGTCAAATACTCACATTAGCGGCTTAAACCTGCAACAACATGTATTGTTCGAATTGGAATTATTGTTGAATTCTAATGAAGGTTCACACTCATTGGCCAAGTTTGGCTTACCGATGCCTCCTGATTCAATGGTGTCAGCACTAAGAAACAGATTACTTTTGGAAGAAAAGTGCTATGACACTGACGCCTTGGTGACTAAAAGTAGAACTATGGAAGAGGCCTTAAACTCTGTTCAGCTAGCAGTATACAACATGGTTGTAAACTCAGTTATGCAAAATACGCAAATACTTTTGTTTATATACGACCATGGAGGAACAGGAAAAACTTTCCTATGGACTGCAATCATAGACAAACTCAGGTCCGTTGGGAAAGTAGTTCTTGCTGTCGCAGCATCAGGGATCGCTGCCTTGCTTTTGCCTTCAGGAAGAACAGCTCACTCTCGATTCAAAATCCCGTTAGAATTAACAAACGATTCATTGTGCTacattaaaaaaaacacacaGCTCTCCCAATTATTAATGGAAACGTCGCTTATTGTATGGGATGAGGCACCAATGAGTGATCGAAGATGCTTTGAATCATTGGATAAGAGCCTTAAAGACATAGTTGGTAACAAAGACAAACCATTTGGCGGAAAATCTGTGCTGTTAGGAGGAGACTTTCGACAAACATTGCCGGTCAAACCCAAAGCTTCAAAGAATGAAATCATTGCATCCACTTTACCTAGGTCACACTTATGGAACGACTTCAAAATTGTTAAGCTATATGAAAACATGCGTGTGACCAGATCAACGACCTCACCTGCTGATAAGGAAGCTGCTCTAGCATTCTCAAAGTGGTTACTTGACATCAGAGATGGTCTAACTGGCGTACCGTACAAACAATCACCAGACACGAAAATCATTGACATACCAACACAGTTTCTAATACAACCAGGGGAAAATGGCTTGCATCAGTTGATAAAATTCATTTATGATGACGACATCCTCCACAATCCAACAGCCTCTAACCTTTCCGAGAGAGCCATAGTATGTCCAAAGAATGAAACCGCTGATGAAATCAATGAGTTAGTGCTTGCATCTTCCCCTGGCGAATGTTCAACATACTTGAGTGTAGACTCTATAACGCCTCATTCCCACAGCCAAGGTGATACCGATCTTAT GCAAGACAACATGCAAGAGGGTAGGATATCATCCATTGTCCCAGCAGGACCTGCAATACCAATTAAAATTCGTGTCATAAGAAAGTGGCAGCCTCGCCTACGAAACAGCGACATGTACTACTTTTTCATAGACAAACAT GGTGATGGAATACAAGCTAGCGTGCACTGGCTAGACAAAGAACTTTTCGAAAGGAAAATCACCCTTTTCTCATGCTACCTTCTGGAAAAATACATATGCGATGACCAGCCAACACCACCAAGAGTGAATTCACACATCGCAAGCATTCGCATGGGAACAAAAGCATCACTAACCTTAATTCCTACACCAGATGCATTTCCAATGTACTATTTCAACTTTTGTCCCTATAGCGAGCTTTCACTTCGTACTGGTGACGATCAAGAACTCCTTACAG ACTACTTGGCAAAGCTAGAGTACACAACACCCGGAACAACCAAAAAGGGAAGAGAATATCTACGTCTTCGTCTCACGGATATCAG CGGCGAACACATAAACGCTACTTTATGGGAAGAGGTCTTACCAAAGTTTGATAAACAGGCAATGTTGGCTGCAGAGCAACCAATAATCGTTGCCTTGACATCCGTTTGCGTAAGCACGTTCAATG ATCGAGTGCAACTAGCATCAACAATTCCAACCCATATCTACTTCAACCCTGATATAGAGGCTGCCACAACTATCAGAAATAGGTTTTACAACTTTTATTACCGCAATGAAAATACTGTAGACATTTTTGTCGTGTAA
- the LOC118482221 gene encoding uncharacterized protein LOC118482221, producing the protein MSTLSTSRRKRKATVVDGESGESSSSSGFILGSQTAAQSVRRSTILRASSFQRVLQSPLSAQPNTQVSGQTASTSGSVSAPGPAYIDLGDCTNVCEYCGALFWHEERLKSSPQKNRPRYNMCCREGTVRIDFPREPPVYIKELYSMAHFMENIRAYNSMFSMTSFGANVDHEINHTPGPYVFKVAGQVSHWLGSLCPPVDNKPRFLQMYIYDTENEVENRLRFFEGDTRSPLSADIVSTLARVLSDVNGYVKLFRSARDICSLQEVPNFAIKLYNSHTRKNYEMPSTGTLGAIICDNDPLATDYDIVIHSKDGNPRRV; encoded by the coding sequence ATGTCAACTCTATCCACGAGTAGGAGGAAGCGAAAGGCAACTGTAGTTGATGGTGAAAGCGGGGAGTCATCATCGTCTTCTGGTTTTATCCTCGGTTCTCAAACAGCTGCTCAGTCAGTAAGGCGCTCTACAATTCTTAGGGCTTCATCGTTCCAGCGTGTCCTTCAAAGTCCATTGTCCGCACAACCTAATACTCAGGTGAGTGGACAAACGGCTTCAACATCAGGTAGTGTGTCTGCGCCTGGTCCAGCGTATATTGATTTGGGGGATTGTACTAATGTTTGTGAATATTGTGGGGCTCTTTTTTGGCACGAAGAAAGACTGAAATCATCACCTCAAAAAAATAGACCAAGGTACAATATGTGCTGTAGAGAAGGCACTGTGCGAATTGACTTTCCAAGGGAACCACCAGTCTATATAAAGGAATTGTATTCTATGGCGCATTTTATGGAAAATATACGCGCTTACAATTCCATGTTCTCAATGACTTCCTTCGGTGCAAATGTAGATCATGAAATTAATCATACTCCCGGGCCCTATGTTTTTAAGGTTGCTGGTCAGGTATCACATTGGTTGGGGTCCTTATGTCCTCCCGTGGACAACAAACCACGGTTCCTTCAGATGTATATTTATGATACAGAAAACGAGGTCGAGAATAGGCTTCGGTTTTTTGAAGGTGACACTCGGAGTCCTTTATCAGCAGACATTGTTTCTACTCTTGCTCGAGTTCTTTCAGATGTGAACGGGTATGTAAAGCTTTTCAGGAGCGCAAGAGATATATGTTCTCTTCAGGAGGTCCCAAATTTTGCGATAAAACTGTACAATAGTCATACCCGAAAAAACTATGAAATGCCATCTACTGGAACTCTTGGTGCTATTATCTGTGATAACGATCCGTTAGCAACTGACTATGACATCGTTATCCATAGCAAAGATGGTAATCCAAGACgcgtgtaa